TCTGGCTCGTAAAAAACGCGCTTGGACGGTTGCAACCTGTTGTGCTGCAAATTTAGCTTCCCCACTGCTACCGGCTGGGTGAGGAACTGCAACAGTAAACTGCATCTGACTGTAGGAATCTGAGATCCAGCGCTGCAAACCGCTGACGTCTGTCCACTCAACTTGCGGCTGATCACTTGGATCAGATTGAGGTAATAACAGAATCAATGCTTTAGTCTGGGGAGCGTGCTGAACTTCAAGCAGTAACCAATTGTGACCGCCGATCAGGACATTATCCTGCTGAAGCGTCTGCCAACCGGCAATGGTTAAACCTGTTTTCCGCAACGCTTTTAGCTGTTCAAGGGTGGGGACTGGGGGGGGACTTGCCCAGCGCCAATTTCCTGCAAGGTAGCCCGGAACTGCCCCTATGCCGATCAGTCCTAGCAGAAATCCCAGCAAGATAATTTTAGACAGTGGATATCGATGCAGTAGCTTAGACAGGGGCATAGCTAGAACTTTAATTTTCACTTGACTGTGATCTGTCAGCTATTTGCTAACAGCTAAGTGGGGAGAACCAAACCCTAACAAAACCCACAAGGCTTGAGGTAATTTTTAGGATCAATCGGAATCAATATAAAAATACTCTTTAAATTTTTCAATTCCATTGAGCAAGACCATTAATAGTGCTAGCATACCCGCAGAATAAAGATCGCCGCCCCATCCTTCGTGCAGCCAATTAAATGCCTGTTCTTGGCCAGTTCCATAAAATAAGGTA
This genomic window from Microcoleus sp. FACHB-672 contains:
- a CDS encoding cyanoexosortase B system-associated protein; the protein is MPLSKLLHRYPLSKIILLGFLLGLIGIGAVPGYLAGNWRWASPPPVPTLEQLKALRKTGLTIAGWQTLQQDNVLIGGHNWLLLEVQHAPQTKALILLLPQSDPSDQPQVEWTDVSGLQRWISDSYSQMQFTVAVPHPAGSSGEAKFAAQQVATVQARFLRARNERQTYAVLQWYAWPNGGHPAPSQWFWADRRAQLSNRRVPWVAVSIQITIEPFGNIDRSRQLAESLGKTVQAALMAGPLENL